A genomic window from Bubalus bubalis isolate 160015118507 breed Murrah chromosome 11, NDDB_SH_1, whole genome shotgun sequence includes:
- the EXD2 gene encoding exonuclease 3'-5' domain-containing protein 2 isoform X3 encodes MASPSGFCVLVRLPKLICGGKTLPKTLLDILADGTILKVGVGCSEDASKLLQDYGLVVKGCLDLRYLAMRQRNNLLSNGLSLKSLSETVLNFPLDKSLLLRCSNWDAENLTEDQVIYAARDAQISVALFLHLLGYPFSRNSTLEENDDHIVWRKILEKCQDVVDIPFRSKGLSRSGEEVNGEATESQQKTRNKKSKADGMMPGNHQGRDPRKHKRKPLGVGYSARKSPLYDNCFLHAPDGQPLCTCDRRKAQWYLDKGIGELVSEEPFVVKLQFEPAGRPESPGDYYLMVKENLCVVCGKKDSYIRKNVIPHEYRKHFPIEMKDHNSHDVLLLCTSCHAISNYYDNHLKQQLAREFQAPIGSEEGLRLLEDPERRQVRSGARALLNAESLPAHRKEELLQALREFYRTDTVTEEMLQEAASLETRISNENYVPHGLKVVQHHTQGGLRSLMQLESRWRQHFLDSMQPRHLPQQWSVDHNHQKLLRKYGEDLPIKLS; translated from the exons ATGGCCTCTCCAAGTGGCTTCTGTGTCTTGGTTCGCTTGCCCAAGCTGATCTGTGGAGGAAAAACACTACCAAAAACATTATTGGACATTTTGGCAGACGGCACAATTTTAAAAGTCGGAGTAGGGTGTTCAGAAGACGCCAGCAAGCTTCTGCAGGATTATGGCCTCGTCGTGAAGGGGTGCCTGGACCTCCGCTACCTGGCCATGAGGCAGAG aAACAATTTGCTCTCTAATGGGCTTAGCCTGAAATCACTCTCTGAGACTGTTTTGAACTTTCCTCTTGACAAGTCCCTTCTGCTTCGCTGCAGCAACTGGGATGCTGAGAATCTTACTGAGGACCAG GTAATTTATGCTGCCAGGGATGCCCAGATTTCAGTggctctctttctccatcttcttgGATACCCTTTCTCTAGGAATTCGACTCTAGAAGAAAACGATGACCACATTGTCTGGAGAAAAATCTTAGAGAAATGTCAGGATGTGGTAGATATCCCATTCCGAAGCAAAGGGCTTAGCCGATCAGGAGAAGAGGTTAATGGGGAAGCAACAGAATCTCAACAGAAGACAAGAAATAAGAAGTCGAAAGCTGATGGAATGATGCCAGGCAACCACCAAGGGAGAGACCccagaaaacataaaagaaagcCCCTGGGAGTGGGCTATTCTGCCAG AAAATCACCTCTGTACGATAACTGCTttctccacgctccagatggacagcCCCTCTGCACTTGTGATCGAAGAAAAGCTCAGTGGTACCTGGACAAAGGCATCGGAG AGCTGGTGAGTGAAGAGCCTTTTGTGGTCAAGCTGCAGTTTGAACCTGCGGGCAGACCAGAATCCCCGGGAGACTACTACTTGATGGTTAAAGAGaatctgtgtgtggtgtgtggcaaGAAAGACTCGTACATTCG GAAGAACGTGATCCCACACGAGTACCGGAAGCACTTCCCCATCGAGATGAAGGACCACAACTCCCACGATGTGCTGCTGCTCTGCACCTCCTGCCACGCCATCTCCAACTACTACGACAACCACCTGAAGCAGCAGCTGGCCAGGGAGTTCCAGGCCCCCATTGGCTCCGAGGAGGGCTTGCGCCTGTTGGAGGATCCTGAGCGCCGGCAGGTGCGTTCGGGGGCCAGGGCCCTGCTCAACGCCGAGAGCCTGCCTGCGCACCGGAAGGAGGAGCTGCTGCAGGCGCTGCGAGAGTTTTACCGCACAGACACGGTCACGGAGGAGATGCTTCAGGAGGCAGCCAGCCTGGAGACCAG GATTTCCAATGAAAACTACGTTCCTCACGGGCTGAAGGTGGTGCAGCACCACACGCAGGGCGGGCTGCGCTCCCTCATGCAGCTGGAGAGCCGCTGGCGGCAGCACTTCCTGGACTCCATGCAGCCCCGGCACCTGCCCCAGCAGTGGTCGGTGGACCACAACCATCAGAAGCTGCTCCGGAAGTACGGGGAGGACCTGCCCATCAAGCTGTCGTGA